In Porphyromonas cangingivalis, a genomic segment contains:
- the cmr4 gene encoding type III-B CRISPR module RAMP protein Cmr4, which translates to MKTAIYTIRCLTNMHVGKGDATYEVVDNCVQRDVTTGFPCIYSSSLKGALRQYFKSKKFDSIDHVFGSDANNPSQTNSVGHFTFFQANLFAYPIRTSDEGKKPYTLRTSNALTSTIENLAKELDLNFVPEEIEFCDDNSIRAELEQLPVIARNQLDNGESKNLWYEEVIPSETRFVFFVSYDDEEIFKGFDTILQEGIVQIGANGSIGYGFCKIENSTKTQK; encoded by the coding sequence ATGAAAACAGCGATTTACACCATCCGATGCCTCACCAATATGCACGTCGGCAAGGGAGATGCCACTTATGAAGTCGTCGATAATTGTGTGCAGCGAGATGTGACGACAGGATTTCCTTGTATTTATTCGTCAAGCCTTAAGGGGGCGTTGAGGCAGTACTTCAAGAGCAAGAAATTTGATTCCATAGATCATGTCTTTGGGAGTGATGCAAACAATCCGAGTCAGACCAACAGTGTGGGACACTTTACTTTCTTTCAAGCGAACTTGTTCGCTTACCCGATCCGCACTTCTGATGAGGGGAAGAAGCCATATACCCTCAGGACAAGCAACGCACTGACAAGCACCATCGAAAATTTAGCTAAGGAGCTTGATCTCAACTTCGTTCCCGAAGAGATTGAGTTTTGTGATGATAATTCGATCCGTGCTGAGCTTGAGCAACTTCCCGTGATTGCTCGTAACCAGCTGGACAACGGAGAGAGCAAAAATCTATGGTACGAGGAAGTCATCCCCTCTGAGACACGATTTGTCTTCTTTGTATCCTACGACGATGAAGAGATTTTTAAGGGGTTCGACACGATACTTCAAGAGGGTATTGTACAGATAGGAGCAAACGGCTCTATCGGTTACGGCTTTTGTAAGATTGAAAACAGCACGAAAACTCAAAAGTAG
- the cmr5 gene encoding type III-B CRISPR module-associated protein Cmr5, which produces MDKKRIQTLIPLAMRVIEKVKIVDTKTASFEKVHEGYINALGPNIIQSGLLPTLIFYNKDDRKKDDRKKDDRKKDDRKKDDRRKWLEALYLMYYMDKEDKEVTADDPTAIIKLVIGNKGGNVGSLTNALEYKSWEKLILEYAVALKLALRTFTAREKEKKEGGNE; this is translated from the coding sequence ATGGACAAGAAGAGGATACAGACCCTGATTCCCTTAGCAATGAGGGTCATCGAGAAGGTCAAGATTGTGGACACTAAGACTGCTTCGTTCGAGAAAGTCCACGAAGGATACATCAATGCCCTTGGCCCTAACATCATACAGTCGGGGCTTCTTCCTACGCTTATCTTTTACAATAAAGATGACCGAAAGAAAGATGACCGAAAGAAAGATGATCGAAAGAAAGATGATCGAAAGAAAGATGATCGAAGAAAGTGGCTTGAAGCCTTGTATCTTATGTATTATATGGATAAAGAAGACAAAGAAGTGACAGCGGATGATCCCACGGCAATCATAAAGCTTGTTATCGGCAACAAGGGAGGCAACGTAGGATCCTTGACAAACGCACTCGAATACAAAAGCTGGGAAAAGCTCATCCTTGAATACGCAGTGGCACTCAAGCTGGCACTCCGGACATTTACAGCCAGAGAGAAAGAGAAAAAGGAAGGAGGTAATGAGTGA
- the cmr6 gene encoding type III-B CRISPR module RAMP protein Cmr6 translates to MNFGYWYYRRYFDTLRINGKGEVVNFSEFNKGDHDKLKEVKIIPEMPCEDFGKGLIETFELKTTYPGLVCGIGYHHEVNKPKSSGNQTDKEDSAEVYNLGMYFDYTSGLPVIPGSSIKGMLRSAILEWGFLEDKDVLKKCGFGENKGIDAEKFIKTVFEGKGLSIYDRDIFLDAVPIGTPKQYLFGEDYITHHPHPLQNPKPVRFLRVNPGVTYQFRFILKDHGGFPAEFKLKLFKEIICTFGLGAKTNVGYGQFVEK, encoded by the coding sequence ATGAATTTTGGTTACTGGTACTATCGGCGTTATTTCGACACGTTAAGGATCAATGGCAAAGGAGAAGTTGTCAATTTCTCTGAGTTCAACAAAGGTGATCATGACAAGCTCAAGGAGGTTAAAATAATCCCTGAGATGCCATGCGAGGATTTTGGCAAAGGATTGATCGAGACCTTTGAGCTGAAGACCACCTACCCCGGCTTGGTCTGTGGTATAGGTTATCACCACGAGGTCAACAAGCCAAAGAGCAGCGGAAATCAGACCGACAAAGAAGACTCCGCCGAAGTGTATAATCTCGGGATGTACTTTGACTATACCTCCGGACTTCCCGTCATTCCCGGATCTTCGATCAAGGGGATGTTGCGCTCAGCCATTTTGGAGTGGGGCTTCTTGGAGGATAAAGATGTACTTAAGAAGTGTGGCTTTGGAGAGAACAAAGGGATAGATGCAGAAAAGTTTATCAAAACGGTATTTGAAGGCAAAGGGCTATCCATCTATGATAGGGACATCTTCCTCGATGCCGTCCCCATTGGCACTCCCAAACAGTATCTTTTCGGCGAAGATTACATCACCCACCACCCCCATCCTCTGCAGAACCCCAAGCCTGTGCGCTTCCTCAGGGTCAATCCCGGCGTGACCTATCAGTTTAGATTCATCCTCAAGGATCACGGAGGCTTCCCTGCGGAGTTCAAGCTTAAGCTCTTCAAAGAAATCATCTGCACCTTCGGTCTTGGGGCAAAGACCAATGTAGGGTACGGACAGTTTGTCGAAAAGTAA